The genomic DNA CGAGGCGTTCGAGACCTCCGGCGTCGTGGTCGACGAAGGTCCGGTCGACACCACGGTCAGCATCGGCGTCGCCGGTGGGCCGGCCGGCACCGAGCTCGAGGTGCTGCTGGCCTCGGCCGACACCGCGCTCTACCAGGCCAAGCGCGGCGGCCGTAACCGGGTCGAGGCGGCGGAGGAGCTGCCGTTGTCGCTGGAGAACTGGCGCCGCCAGAGCGCCGCGCGGACCGCTGCGCCACAGGCGCGGCCGGCCACCGCCTGAGGCACAGAGGCGGCACCCGCGGTAATGCTCTGTTTACCATTCGATCCCTACCATTGCGGTCATGGAATCGATCCGTCGAGAGAACCCGCAAGCCGCCCTGATGTCGCTCGAAGCCGCTGCGGCCTCGGCACGCAGCGGTTTCGCCTGCCTGTTCTCGACCGCGGATGAATATGAGAGCGCGCTGATCACCGAGCGCCGCGCGCAGGGACGCTACGCGCAGAGCCGCCGCAGCTATTGGCCGCTTGCGCTGTTCGTCGGTTGCGCCCTCATCGTGGCGGGCACGGTCCTGCTGCTGGTCTGAGAGAGCTGCGTTTTTGAGCCGACCAGGGCGCCGTTTCGGCGCCTTTTTCTTTGTCGCCGGCTGCGCTAGACACGCCCATCGAACAAAAATGGGTGGAAACCGATGATCACCGAGATCGCGCAAATCGACGTCAAGCCGGGCAGCGAAAAGGACTTTGAGGCCGCCGTCGCCAAGGCCAAGGCCGCCTTCGGCCGCTCCAAGGGGTTTCACGGCTTCGAATTGCACAAATCGATCGAGAAGCCGCAGCGCTACCGGCTGATGGTGAAATGGGCGACGCTGGAAAACCACACCGTCGATTTCCGCGGCTCGGAGAATTTCACCGAATGGCGCGGTCTCGTCGGCCAGTATTTCGCCGCGCCCCCGGAGGTCGAGCACACCGAGACCGTTCTGACGACTTGAGGATTACGCCGCGTCTTGTTGTTTGAGCATGATCTTCTCGGAAAACCGCTGCACACTTTTCCGGATCATGCTGCGAGCGGCGGCGCCTCATATGTCTTGAAATGGTCGATCATGACCTTGGCGATGGCGACCAGCGGCAGCGCCAGCGCCAGGCCCCAGATGCCGAACACGACGCCGAGCACGATCTGGAACGCGAACAGCGTGGCCGGCGGGATGTCCAGCGCCTGCCGCTGCAGGATCGGCGTCAGCACGTAGCTCTCCATGGCGTGCACGCCCATAAAGAGCAGGAAGGCCGACAGCGCCGGGATCCAGCCCGAGGCGAGGCTCGCCAGCACCACGATGACGCCGGCGATGATGGCCCCCACGGTCGGGATGAAGGCGAGCAGGCCGGCCTGAATTCCCAGGATGAACGAGCCGGGAATGCCGATGAGGGCAAGCCCGATCCAGGTCACCACGCCGACCGCGAGCATGACGATGATCTGCGCGATCAGCCAGCGCTCGAGCGTCTCGGCGATGCGGTCGATGATGAGGGTGACGCGGGTGCGGTGCCTGGCCGGCGCCAGGAACAAGAGGCCGTCGTGATAGACGGCGGGCTGGGCGGCGAAGGCGAAGCCCAGGAACAGCACGATGAAGATGTTGCCGACACCGTGGATGGTGCCGAGCAGCAGCTTGAAGGTCTGGCTCACGATCGCACCGCCGCTGGAGGCCAGCGCGCCCGCGCCGGGCAGGGCACCGCGCGAGGGCGTCGCCGGCGCGGGCGTCGTCTCCGCCGGCGCCGTGGTCGCGGAATCGGCTGCGCCGTTACCGAGATCGAAGAAGCTGGTGTCGATGCCGTGGCTGTCGAGGAAGGACCTGACATTGGCCAGCTGCGACTTGAGGGTCTTGCTCAGCAGCGAGGCCTGCTCGGCAATGGTGGCGCCGCCGAGATAGGCGATGCCGGCGAGCATCAAAGCGAGCGCGACGCAGACGATCGCGAGCCGCACCGCATGGGGCAGGGGCACGCGGCGGCCGAGCGCGATCGTCAGCGCGTTGAGGCCGAGACCCAGCAGCATGCCAGTGAAGATCAGCAGCAGGGTGGCGGCGAAATACCAGGTGAAGGCGAGCAGCGCGGTGAACAGCACGACGCCGATGCCCCCGACCGAAATCGCCCAAGCCTGATCTCGAGCAAGGTCGCCGCGGGTCCGGGAGCGTTCATCTTGGGACATGGTCACTTCGGGATCCTTTTCAGCGCATGGCGCGCCGCACTCTCTCGATAAACGCAGCTGCGATCAAGACCGCGTCAACGCGCTGGTTTGACGGCGGCGCGCTGACGGTGCAGAGCGGTGAGGGCAACAATGGGGGCGGTTTGAGCTTCATCAGCAAATGGGCGGGTCTGCTCGGGCTTCTGGCCGTGATCGTGATCGGCGACCAGATCCGGATCAACCGGCCCGGCCACAAATATCGCCTCACGGTCGAGGTGACGACGCCTGAGGGCATCAA from Bradyrhizobium sp. CCBAU 53351 includes the following:
- a CDS encoding antibiotic biosynthesis monooxygenase, which produces MITEIAQIDVKPGSEKDFEAAVAKAKAAFGRSKGFHGFELHKSIEKPQRYRLMVKWATLENHTVDFRGSENFTEWRGLVGQYFAAPPEVEHTETVLTT
- a CDS encoding AI-2E family transporter, with the protein product MTMSQDERSRTRGDLARDQAWAISVGGIGVVLFTALLAFTWYFAATLLLIFTGMLLGLGLNALTIALGRRVPLPHAVRLAIVCVALALMLAGIAYLGGATIAEQASLLSKTLKSQLANVRSFLDSHGIDTSFFDLGNGAADSATTAPAETTPAPATPSRGALPGAGALASSGGAIVSQTFKLLLGTIHGVGNIFIVLFLGFAFAAQPAVYHDGLLFLAPARHRTRVTLIIDRIAETLERWLIAQIIVMLAVGVVTWIGLALIGIPGSFILGIQAGLLAFIPTVGAIIAGVIVVLASLASGWIPALSAFLLFMGVHAMESYVLTPILQRQALDIPPATLFAFQIVLGVVFGIWGLALALPLVAIAKVMIDHFKTYEAPPLAA